The following coding sequences are from one Haploplasma axanthum window:
- the ruvB gene encoding Holliday junction branch migration DNA helicase RuvB — translation MEKNQILSSEDLIEDEEQTLRPQKLTDFVGQKDICEMLDIYVKAALKRDEALDHILLYGPPGLGKTTLAQIVANELGTNIKTTSGPAIEKSGDLAAILSSLNAGDVLFIDEIHRLPRFVEEILYAAMEDYVLDIVIGKENESRSIRIDLPPFTLIGATTRFGDLSAPLRDRFGVIFRLNYYNKSELKKIILRTSDVYQTEISDEASIQLASRSRGTPRIANRLFRRVRDFAEIIGDGKINEKITDHALTKLGINNDGLDEADLLYLESLVKKFDGGPVGVETLATSIAEEVTTIEDVYEPYLIKEGYIKRTARGRVAMKKAYELLNVKYYEGFLE, via the coding sequence ATGGAGAAAAATCAAATTTTATCATCCGAAGATTTAATTGAAGATGAAGAACAAACATTAAGACCTCAGAAACTTACTGATTTTGTTGGTCAAAAAGATATATGTGAAATGCTTGATATTTATGTAAAAGCAGCTTTAAAACGTGATGAGGCACTAGATCATATTTTATTATACGGTCCTCCTGGCTTAGGTAAAACAACACTTGCACAAATCGTTGCTAATGAACTTGGTACAAACATTAAAACAACAAGTGGACCAGCAATCGAAAAAAGTGGTGATTTGGCTGCTATTCTAAGTTCTTTGAATGCAGGTGATGTATTATTTATTGATGAGATTCATAGACTACCAAGATTTGTAGAAGAAATACTATATGCTGCAATGGAAGATTATGTATTAGATATTGTTATCGGTAAAGAAAATGAATCTAGATCAATTAGAATTGATTTACCGCCATTTACATTAATTGGAGCTACAACAAGATTTGGGGATTTATCTGCACCTCTAAGAGATCGTTTTGGAGTGATTTTTAGACTAAATTATTATAACAAAAGTGAACTTAAGAAAATTATTCTTAGAACTTCTGATGTATATCAAACAGAGATTAGTGATGAAGCAAGCATACAATTAGCCTCAAGAAGTCGAGGAACGCCACGAATTGCCAATAGATTATTCAGGAGAGTAAGAGATTTTGCAGAAATTATCGGTGATGGTAAAATTAATGAAAAAATTACTGATCATGCGTTAACAAAATTGGGAATTAACAATGATGGATTGGATGAAGCAGATTTACTTTATTTAGAATCACTTGTTAAAAAATTTGATGGTGGACCTGTTGGCGTTGAAACATTAGCAACATCTATTGCTGAAGAAGTAACAACAATTGAAGATGTTTACGAGCCATATTTAATCAAAGAAGGTTATATTAAAAGAACTGCTCGTGGGAGAGTGGCAATGAAGAAAGCTTATGAGTTATTGAATGTAAAATATTATGAAGGATTTTTAGAATAA
- the trmB gene encoding tRNA (guanosine(46)-N7)-methyltransferase TrmB, producing the protein MRQKKIKHVNLDLMNSLGVVTDIKEISFDNNKDVYLEIGSGKGNFITTLAKDNPDNLYIAIEKNISVCYRIVEKRDLYDLSNLIIILGDSEDILEYFTDNTVKKIYLNFSDPWPKARHHKRRLTYPTYLNNYKKILKNDGEIQFRTDHIDLFNDSVEYLNSFFEEVEIDRNHVINQYFTEYEEKKSKIGNIYQCRFKVGR; encoded by the coding sequence ATGAGACAGAAAAAGATTAAGCATGTTAATCTCGATTTAATGAATAGTTTAGGAGTAGTAACAGATATTAAAGAAATAAGTTTTGATAATAATAAAGATGTTTATCTTGAAATAGGCAGTGGAAAAGGTAATTTTATTACAACACTGGCAAAAGATAATCCAGATAATCTTTATATAGCCATTGAAAAGAATATTAGTGTTTGTTATCGAATAGTCGAAAAACGTGATTTATATGATTTGAGTAATCTAATTATTATTTTAGGTGATAGTGAAGATATTCTTGAATATTTTACTGACAATACAGTTAAAAAAATTTATTTAAACTTTTCTGATCCATGGCCAAAAGCAAGACATCATAAGAGAAGACTTACATATCCAACATATTTAAATAATTATAAAAAAATCTTGAAAAATGATGGAGAAATTCAATTTAGAACTGATCATATCGATTTGTTTAATGATTCAGTTGAATATTTGAATAGTTTTTTTGAAGAAGTTGAAATTGATCGAAATCATGTAATTAATCAATATTTTACTGAATATGAAGAAAAAAAGAGTAAAATAGGTAATATATATCAATGTAGATTTAAGGTGGGAAGATAA
- a CDS encoding PTS transporter subunit EIIB, translated as MLSIFNQKNLPVIIIIGVVIILLIIISVLLVLKSKKKPKEKIEKISIEILENLYQALGSKNNIKSIEKEQQRLRLVLIEPKKVNAKYLVELKIPAFLKGNELKILIKGQSNEVYEYINNKIKG; from the coding sequence ATGTTATCAATATTTAATCAGAAAAATTTACCAGTTATAATTATAATTGGTGTTGTAATAATATTACTTATCATAATTAGTGTTTTATTAGTATTAAAATCAAAGAAAAAACCAAAAGAAAAAATTGAAAAAATAAGTATAGAAATACTTGAAAATTTATATCAAGCTTTAGGCAGTAAAAATAATATTAAAAGTATTGAAAAGGAACAACAAAGACTTAGATTAGTTCTAATTGAACCTAAAAAAGTAAATGCTAAATATTTAGTAGAATTAAAAATACCGGCTTTTTTAAAAGGAAATGAGTTAAAGATTTTAATTAAAGGTCAAAGTAATGAAGTTTATGAATATATAAATAATAAGATTAAGGGATGA
- a CDS encoding M42 family metallopeptidase: MNKIYKDLMNLPGVSGNEKLVRNYIRKYMEQYPNYSIKMDNLGSIFAVKKSNNPSAKTIMIAGHMDEVGFMVANITKNGHIKLQALGGWMPEVLLSQVMNVYLDNGEVIKGIIGSLPPHLKESNKANISDFLLDVGSSSKEETISYGVKPGQMILFDNNFSITKNNKRVISKAIDNRYGCGLALEVIKKYHDIDLDVNLVVGATVQEEVGLRGATTSTKKFKPDMFIALDASPVNDLNVSDVPGLGKGFLLRLFDPRNVMHQGLINYFVSLAKKYKIPYQDFISKGGTDAAAALDQIDGVLATTIGLPARYIHSTAAMMDINDLNAARKMVFKVIETTNSQEIEKIKEGYFDRV, from the coding sequence ATGAATAAAATATATAAAGATTTAATGAACTTACCAGGAGTAAGTGGAAATGAAAAACTTGTTCGTAATTATATTAGAAAATATATGGAACAATATCCAAATTATAGTATAAAAATGGATAATTTAGGCTCAATATTTGCTGTTAAGAAGTCAAATAATCCTAGTGCAAAGACTATAATGATAGCTGGTCATATGGATGAAGTTGGCTTTATGGTTGCAAATATTACCAAAAATGGTCATATAAAACTTCAAGCCCTTGGTGGATGGATGCCAGAGGTTTTACTTTCTCAAGTTATGAATGTTTATTTAGACAATGGAGAAGTTATTAAAGGTATTATTGGTTCATTGCCGCCTCACTTAAAAGAAAGTAATAAAGCAAATATAAGTGACTTTTTATTAGATGTTGGTTCATCTAGTAAAGAAGAAACTATTTCATATGGAGTTAAACCAGGTCAAATGATTCTTTTTGATAATAATTTTTCAATTACTAAAAATAATAAAAGAGTTATTTCAAAAGCAATCGATAATAGATATGGATGTGGATTGGCTCTTGAAGTTATTAAAAAGTATCATGACATTGATTTAGATGTTAATCTTGTTGTTGGAGCAACAGTTCAAGAAGAAGTTGGACTACGTGGAGCTACTACATCAACTAAAAAGTTTAAACCTGATATGTTTATTGCTCTTGATGCATCGCCAGTTAATGATTTAAATGTTAGTGATGTACCAGGCTTGGGGAAAGGATTCTTATTAAGATTATTTGATCCTAGAAATGTTATGCATCAAGGTCTAATAAACTATTTTGTTTCATTGGCAAAAAAATATAAGATTCCATATCAAGATTTTATATCAAAAGGTGGAACAGATGCAGCAGCAGCATTAGATCAAATTGATGGAGTTTTAGCAACAACAATTGGATTACCTGCAAGATACATTCATTCTACAGCAGCTATGATGGATATCAATGATTTAAATGCAGCAAGAAAAATGGTTTTTAAAGTTATTGAAACTACAAATAGTCAAGAAATAGAAAAAATTAAGGAGGGATATTTTGATAGAGTATAG
- a CDS encoding GumC domain-containing protein: MSEKTITGLINQLNNINFESTTEEQLIKDKLLSIFSTCFIDELKINKDIDLLQKDLLNNNLLINREYSETIENINKSLKIALEKNSKQINIYYENAEKEIELSKTNFLIARKKHNNVMIEEQKSFKRITTENSLTYDEEISHIQKEITDVMSHSHIETQKLVQEKSNKLETIEQEYIIQKNIIIEKLDELKNLSSSKINELKEIIPNELKIKDESYLSIKKTHTQTSVKLNEFINNLKVKFHTEKENLNNDYFITIDTLNKELQTLKTEYEKQKETIQNSYLEKVKALNVVFDVQKDVYNQKTTEIINKNNESVTSINRELRNIKEQLNKQIKLLEKEKFQELSKSKKNDERDEINRNYNKELKLLNNQILLNVNKNAEELKKQEFIFQTELFNHDHQHIKQINEWRYSKNLYDMERKLQTDKVTADYNHKVFIIDEKKNLEKDVLDLVQQIKDLKLEKNLLPIETQLFIASNLQNREINLLNLEFESNKLQNELNQKLVEKNFFLEEISLNHSLEMLNTQYYHDKRIIDITYQLEIEKEILKRDNTVSILNMNIDLQKSLLKQKNDRYYRILQGTIKRETLQIDILNKEFQFFSTSTRKKAKIEHEKRSAIIQEIKSKNQNQIVLRKNQRNILIEKNEAETREKINDYFFSLISKFYINEEKVYNLILNLIEIPVHPEIFRKVIKLAIEYSEVTYNNSSILLQLYIKDDKDEFDKRLFGLTDYKYRLKHEEILDLYNDNMKVIDEKQHELRSKKEAIVAENNELKQKITHTEYLIKTYKSTSNNDLLYNEQLNVLLNDIKDYSISQNTNNGVIKAIEKELRPLTLSLKKNNLEKTKNEYSLSKEKNNEEFKYKKLFKKHERIYNYLNVYLENHFYEIKKRYSSLLKTPYLNDTTIAYANKKFALLFKKHYQKMILVNQKLLSFWLNLFITSKDEQSIIIKNFDESTKSVINQIKRSYNKFINIEENEKQVLNNKYELEIKNLKDELKEKNEKTIEDVKITNITYNNVYSETEKKINEINLKNKYKLQLVAENLDEVLNNLSETLSVTKNNLRKSNEKLRNKTLLEISSIKKDILDNAKKHTLKSNTTIKKFEDQRISYLSKMNSRRKKLITSITKYNEVINQKNHECDRNIQDNLKQTKNIKRHLDLTLKTFKSRSRFDQNRLTRKERNTLKKSYRFKAKQIKSKHK, from the coding sequence ATGTCCGAAAAAACTATAACTGGTTTAATCAACCAACTTAATAATATTAATTTCGAATCAACTACTGAAGAACAATTAATTAAAGACAAATTATTGTCTATTTTTTCTACATGCTTCATTGATGAACTAAAAATTAATAAAGATATTGATCTTTTACAAAAGGACTTATTAAACAATAATTTGTTAATTAATCGCGAATATTCTGAAACAATTGAAAATATTAACAAATCTTTGAAAATTGCTTTAGAAAAAAATTCTAAACAAATTAATATTTACTATGAGAATGCTGAAAAAGAGATTGAATTATCAAAAACAAATTTTCTGATTGCAAGAAAAAAACATAATAATGTTATGATTGAAGAACAAAAAAGTTTCAAGCGAATTACTACTGAAAACTCATTAACATATGATGAAGAAATCTCTCATATTCAAAAAGAAATCACTGATGTTATGTCACATTCGCACATTGAAACTCAAAAACTTGTTCAAGAGAAAAGTAATAAACTTGAAACAATTGAACAGGAATATATTATTCAAAAAAACATAATTATAGAAAAATTAGATGAACTAAAAAACTTATCTTCTTCTAAAATCAATGAATTAAAAGAGATTATTCCGAATGAATTAAAGATTAAAGATGAATCATATTTGAGCATTAAAAAAACACATACTCAAACAAGTGTTAAACTAAATGAATTTATTAATAATCTAAAAGTTAAATTTCATACCGAAAAAGAAAATTTAAATAATGATTATTTCATAACAATCGATACTCTAAACAAAGAACTTCAGACTTTAAAGACCGAATATGAAAAACAAAAAGAAACTATTCAAAATAGTTATTTAGAAAAAGTTAAAGCATTAAATGTTGTTTTCGATGTTCAAAAAGATGTATACAATCAAAAAACAACAGAAATAATCAACAAAAATAATGAATCTGTTACTTCAATTAATCGGGAACTTAGAAATATTAAAGAACAATTGAATAAACAAATTAAACTACTAGAAAAAGAGAAATTTCAGGAGCTTTCAAAATCTAAAAAAAATGATGAACGTGATGAAATTAATCGAAATTATAATAAAGAATTAAAACTATTGAATAACCAAATTTTATTAAATGTTAATAAAAATGCTGAAGAATTAAAGAAACAAGAATTTATTTTCCAAACTGAATTGTTTAATCATGACCATCAACATATAAAACAAATAAATGAATGGAGATATAGTAAAAATCTTTACGATATGGAAAGAAAACTTCAAACAGATAAAGTTACTGCTGATTATAATCACAAGGTTTTTATTATTGATGAAAAGAAAAATCTTGAAAAAGATGTTTTAGATTTAGTTCAACAGATTAAAGATTTAAAACTTGAAAAAAATCTTCTACCAATTGAAACACAATTATTTATCGCTTCAAATCTTCAAAATCGCGAGATAAATTTATTAAATCTAGAGTTTGAAAGCAATAAATTGCAAAACGAGTTAAATCAAAAATTAGTTGAAAAAAACTTCTTTTTAGAAGAAATCTCTCTTAATCATTCGTTAGAAATGTTAAATACTCAATATTATCATGATAAACGTATAATTGATATCACATATCAACTTGAAATTGAGAAAGAAATTTTAAAACGCGATAATACTGTTTCAATATTAAATATGAATATTGACCTACAAAAATCACTTTTAAAACAAAAAAATGATCGTTATTATCGTATTCTACAAGGAACAATTAAGCGTGAAACATTACAAATTGATATTTTAAATAAAGAGTTTCAGTTCTTCTCAACAAGTACTAGAAAAAAAGCTAAAATTGAACATGAAAAAAGAAGTGCGATTATTCAGGAAATCAAAAGTAAAAATCAAAATCAAATTGTTCTTCGTAAAAATCAAAGAAATATTCTTATAGAAAAAAATGAAGCTGAAACAAGAGAAAAAATTAATGATTACTTCTTCTCATTAATAAGCAAGTTCTATATTAATGAAGAAAAAGTTTATAATTTAATTCTTAATTTAATTGAAATCCCTGTTCACCCTGAAATTTTTAGAAAAGTTATTAAACTAGCTATTGAATATTCTGAAGTAACATATAACAATTCTTCAATTTTACTTCAATTATATATTAAAGATGATAAAGACGAGTTTGATAAAAGACTATTTGGGTTAACAGACTATAAATATCGTTTAAAACATGAAGAAATTCTTGATTTATATAATGATAATATGAAAGTTATTGATGAAAAACAACATGAACTTAGATCAAAAAAAGAAGCTATTGTTGCTGAAAATAATGAATTAAAACAAAAAATCACTCATACAGAATACTTAATTAAAACATATAAATCTACTTCTAATAATGATTTATTATATAATGAACAACTTAATGTTCTTTTAAACGATATTAAAGATTATTCTATTTCTCAAAATACTAATAATGGCGTAATTAAAGCAATTGAAAAAGAATTAAGACCATTAACACTTTCGTTAAAGAAAAATAATCTTGAAAAGACTAAAAATGAATATTCACTTTCTAAAGAAAAAAACAATGAAGAGTTCAAGTATAAAAAACTATTTAAAAAACATGAAAGAATTTATAATTATCTAAATGTATATTTAGAAAATCATTTTTATGAGATTAAAAAAAGATATTCAAGTTTATTAAAAACTCCATATTTGAATGATACCACAATTGCGTACGCTAACAAAAAGTTTGCTTTATTGTTTAAAAAACATTATCAAAAAATGATTTTAGTTAATCAAAAATTACTTTCATTCTGGTTAAATTTATTTATTACTTCTAAAGATGAACAAAGTATTATAATTAAAAACTTTGATGAATCTACAAAATCAGTCATAAATCAGATTAAACGTTCTTATAATAAGTTCATTAATATTGAAGAAAATGAAAAACAGGTTCTTAATAATAAATATGAACTTGAAATTAAAAACTTAAAAGATGAATTAAAAGAAAAGAATGAAAAAACAATTGAAGATGTGAAAATAACAAATATCACATATAACAACGTTTATTCTGAAACAGAGAAAAAAATCAATGAAATTAACTTAAAGAATAAATATAAATTACAATTAGTTGCTGAAAATCTAGATGAGGTTTTAAATAATCTCTCTGAAACATTATCAGTTACTAAAAATAATTTACGTAAATCAAATGAAAAATTAAGAAATAAAACTTTACTTGAAATATCTTCAATAAAAAAAGACATTCTAGATAATGCTAAAAAACATACATTAAAAAGTAATACAACAATTAAAAAATTCGAGGATCAACGAATAAGTTATCTAAGTAAAATGAATTCAAGACGTAAAAAATTAATCACATCAATTACCAAGTATAATGAGGTTATTAATCAAAAAAACCATGAATGTGATAGAAATATCCAAGATAATCTTAAGCAAACGAAGAATATCAAACGACACCTTGACTTAACACTTAAAACATTTAAATCAAGAAGTCGTTTTGATCAAAATCGTTTAACTAGAAAAGAACGAAACACATTAAAAAAGAGTTATCGTTTTAAAGCGAAACAGATAAAATCTAAACACAAATAA
- the queA gene encoding tRNA preQ1(34) S-adenosylmethionine ribosyltransferase-isomerase QueA yields the protein MKVEDFNFELPVELIAQSPMEKRDYSKLLVMDKKTGDIEHKHFYDIVDYLNEGDVLVLNETKVLPARLFGSKKDTNAHIEILLLKEISKDKWETLVKPAKRIKVGDEVTFGDKLIAKCIGYEGEGIRIFELIYNDILIEILEELGTMPLPPYITERLNDKDRYQTVYAKELGSAAAPTAGLHFTKEILEKIKVKGIKIIPVTLHVGLGTFRPVSVDAIEDHKMHSETYHITSDSAKALNEAVDNKKKIIAVGTTSIRTLESNYNNGFHAGVFDTSIFIYPGYKFKVVDELITNFHLPKSSLIMLVSALSSKENIMNAYHEAIKNKYRFFSFGDAMYIKMK from the coding sequence ATGAAAGTTGAAGATTTTAATTTTGAATTACCTGTTGAATTAATTGCACAAAGTCCAATGGAAAAACGTGATTATTCAAAACTATTGGTAATGGATAAAAAAACTGGCGATATAGAACATAAACATTTTTATGATATCGTTGATTATTTAAATGAGGGTGATGTTTTAGTCTTAAATGAAACTAAAGTATTACCAGCAAGATTATTTGGAAGCAAGAAAGATACTAATGCTCATATTGAGATTTTATTATTAAAAGAAATATCAAAAGATAAATGGGAAACATTAGTTAAACCTGCAAAAAGAATTAAAGTTGGGGATGAAGTCACTTTTGGTGATAAATTGATTGCTAAATGTATTGGTTATGAAGGTGAAGGTATTAGAATATTCGAATTAATTTATAATGATATTTTAATTGAAATATTAGAAGAATTAGGAACAATGCCTCTACCTCCATATATAACTGAACGATTGAATGATAAAGATCGTTATCAAACGGTTTATGCTAAAGAATTGGGAAGTGCTGCAGCACCGACAGCTGGATTGCATTTTACTAAAGAGATATTAGAAAAAATAAAAGTAAAAGGAATAAAAATAATTCCTGTTACATTACATGTTGGATTAGGAACATTTAGACCGGTAAGTGTTGATGCAATTGAAGATCATAAAATGCATAGTGAAACATATCATATAACATCTGACTCTGCAAAGGCATTAAATGAAGCGGTTGATAATAAGAAAAAGATTATTGCTGTTGGAACAACTTCAATCAGAACACTTGAAAGTAATTATAATAATGGATTCCATGCTGGCGTTTTTGATACAAGTATTTTTATTTATCCAGGCTATAAATTTAAAGTTGTTGATGAATTAATAACGAATTTTCATTTACCCAAGTCAAGTTTAATAATGTTAGTTAGTGCATTAAGTTCAAAAGAAAATATTATGAATGCTTATCATGAAGCAATCAAAAATAAGTATCGATTCTTTTCTTTTGGTGATGCTATGTATATTAAAATGAAATAA
- the ruvA gene encoding Holliday junction branch migration protein RuvA, with the protein MYSYIHGIIKKIEPSNVVIDNNGIGYLIIVPNPYKYKLENRETIYTHHYVREDINNLYGFETEDAKKLFIKLIGVNGIGPKSALSILATDDINGVVLAIENGDAKFLTKFPGIGNKSAQQIILDLHGKLVETEQLVRFEKIEEAEEALLALGYSKKEVVKVLKDIDNELTVEEIIKLALKKILN; encoded by the coding sequence ATGTATTCATATATTCATGGAATAATCAAAAAGATTGAACCATCAAATGTTGTAATTGATAATAATGGAATAGGGTATTTGATTATTGTGCCTAATCCTTATAAATATAAATTAGAAAATAGAGAAACAATCTATACACATCACTATGTTAGAGAAGATATAAATAATCTTTATGGTTTCGAAACAGAAGATGCTAAAAAACTATTTATAAAGCTTATAGGAGTGAATGGAATTGGACCAAAAAGTGCTTTAAGCATACTAGCCACCGATGATATTAATGGTGTTGTATTAGCAATTGAAAATGGTGATGCAAAGTTCTTAACTAAGTTTCCAGGAATTGGAAATAAAAGTGCACAACAAATAATTTTAGACTTGCATGGAAAACTTGTTGAGACTGAACAATTAGTACGATTTGAAAAAATTGAAGAAGCTGAAGAGGCACTTCTAGCTCTTGGTTATTCTAAAAAAGAAGTTGTTAAAGTTTTAAAAGACATTGATAATGAATTAACAGTTGAAGAAATAATTAAATTAGCATTGAAAAAGATATTAAACTAA
- a CDS encoding IS110 family RNA-guided transposase produces MIYIGIDISKYKHDCFIATETSVSFSFENNSSGFKELLEHFKPFNKSEMIIGLEATGHYGDNLKSFLSSHGFSFMEINPLLVKKFSDSKSLRKLKTDKKDAKLISEYMMTVDYKAYHHQSYHISALKSLTRERSKLISFRTAQYNMITKTLDIIFPEFNPFMKEQGYSDTSLYILSYFKSPDKIAKMTDLHYDKIRKKSMGKFSYPKFMKLKELAKETIGTSQDYHLDRLSTSISYVEKLNTDIKVIESRITELMKKYPTYFGSIKGIGTLTEAIILAEYGNISLYDSPSQMVSYAGLDSTIKQSGTMSTTGKLVKRGSKYLRSALINITLILMVNNPLFYAYYHKKKQEGKHHRVAQVNLAKKLIRVIHHLETTKTYFDSSLLK; encoded by the coding sequence ATGATCTACATTGGAATAGATATCTCTAAGTACAAGCACGACTGTTTCATCGCCACTGAAACAAGTGTGTCGTTTTCTTTTGAAAACAATTCATCAGGCTTTAAGGAGTTATTAGAACACTTTAAACCATTTAACAAAAGTGAAATGATAATAGGCCTTGAAGCTACAGGTCATTACGGAGATAACTTAAAATCATTTCTTTCTTCCCATGGATTTTCATTCATGGAAATTAACCCTCTCTTAGTCAAGAAGTTTAGCGACTCTAAATCACTAAGAAAGTTAAAAACAGATAAGAAAGACGCAAAATTAATCTCTGAGTATATGATGACTGTAGACTACAAAGCCTATCATCATCAATCTTATCATATAAGTGCCTTAAAATCACTAACACGTGAACGTTCAAAACTTATTTCATTTAGGACTGCTCAATACAACATGATAACCAAAACACTTGATATTATTTTCCCTGAGTTTAATCCTTTTATGAAGGAACAAGGCTATTCAGATACTTCTTTATATATCTTAAGCTATTTTAAGTCTCCAGATAAAATAGCCAAGATGACTGATCTTCACTATGATAAAATTAGAAAAAAATCAATGGGTAAGTTTTCTTATCCTAAGTTTATGAAACTTAAGGAATTAGCAAAAGAAACAATTGGTACTAGCCAAGACTATCATTTAGATAGACTTAGTACTTCGATATCTTACGTTGAGAAACTTAATACAGATATCAAAGTGATTGAATCTAGGATTACCGAATTAATGAAGAAATATCCTACATACTTTGGAAGTATTAAAGGTATTGGAACACTTACCGAAGCAATTATTCTAGCTGAATACGGTAATATTTCTCTTTATGATAGTCCTTCTCAGATGGTGTCATATGCTGGATTAGATTCAACAATTAAACAATCTGGAACCATGTCTACTACCGGTAAACTAGTTAAACGTGGCAGCAAATATTTACGATCCGCCTTAATCAATATAACTTTGATATTGATGGTTAACAACCCCTTATTTTATGCTTATTATCATAAGAAGAAACAAGAAGGTAAACACCATAGGGTAGCGCAAGTAAATCTAGCAAAGAAACTTATTCGAGTTATACATCACTTAGAAACAACTAAAACATATTTTGATTCGAGTCTTCTAAAATAA
- a CDS encoding ISL3 family transposase, with the protein MYDNIIKVLEIEHLSHKIESIDAVSTDGIVSFHIKLKKETIPCPLCNGITTTHDYQNKNITHSISTNRKSYIIYRSRRYRCLICKKRFFESNPFTIKKDRISHYTKLSILEHLKNPSNTFTSASTIFNVSTKTVIDIFDDYVDPNRNILPKFLCIDEFHVSKRTKHPYACLFLDFETKKIIDVLKTRHKSYLLEYLSSLKHTELDSVKVVIIDMWKPYKDVISKVMPKALIAIDSFHVIKHINDIVNKHRIKVMNKYAGNIEFKTYKNDKYYMLKKFHYFFTKEYDNIYNGYISIPKFRISLNKSSIKDFLLSIDDDLTEVYKIKEEYREFNRNTNFDDAKELLSDLITKYRNHRLEDIRSFGKLLSNWKDEIINSFIKSDSNRRLSNGPIEGTNSRIKTIIKTSNGIKSFKRLRARIIYSINKDVALKIPE; encoded by the coding sequence ATGTATGATAATATCATAAAAGTATTAGAAATTGAACACTTAAGTCATAAAATTGAATCTATTGATGCAGTATCAACTGATGGAATTGTTAGTTTTCATATTAAGCTTAAAAAAGAAACTATTCCATGCCCTTTATGCAATGGAATTACCACTACACATGACTACCAAAATAAAAATATAACTCATAGTATTTCTACAAATAGAAAATCTTATATTATTTATCGTAGTAGAAGATATCGATGTTTAATATGTAAAAAACGTTTCTTTGAATCTAATCCCTTTACTATTAAGAAAGATAGAATTAGTCATTACACCAAACTATCTATTTTAGAACACTTAAAGAATCCTTCTAATACATTTACTAGTGCTTCTACTATCTTTAACGTTTCTACTAAAACTGTTATTGATATTTTTGATGATTATGTTGATCCAAATAGAAATATATTACCTAAGTTTTTATGTATCGATGAATTTCATGTTTCAAAAAGGACTAAACATCCTTATGCTTGTCTATTCTTAGATTTTGAAACAAAAAAAATAATTGATGTTTTAAAAACTCGTCATAAATCATATCTATTAGAATATCTATCTAGTCTTAAACATACTGAATTAGATAGTGTTAAAGTAGTTATTATTGATATGTGGAAGCCTTATAAAGACGTTATATCTAAAGTTATGCCTAAAGCTTTAATAGCTATTGATTCTTTTCATGTTATTAAACATATTAATGATATCGTTAATAAGCATCGTATTAAAGTAATGAATAAATATGCTGGTAATATTGAGTTTAAAACTTATAAGAATGATAAATATTATATGTTAAAGAAGTTTCATTATTTCTTTACTAAAGAATACGATAATATCTATAATGGTTATATTTCTATTCCTAAGTTTAGAATTAGTCTTAATAAATCTTCTATTAAAGATTTTCTTTTATCCATTGATGATGATTTAACTGAAGTTTATAAAATCAAGGAAGAATATCGTGAGTTTAATAGAAACACTAATTTTGATGATGCTAAAGAATTATTATCTGATTTAATTACTAAATATCGTAATCACAGGTTAGAAGATATTAGATCTTTTGGTAAATTACTTTCTAATTGGAAAGATGAGATTATTAATTCCTTTATTAAATCTGATTCTAACAGAAGATTATCTAATGGTCCAATTGAAGGTACTAATTCTAGAATAAAGACTATTATTAAGACTAGTAATGGGATTAAAAGTTTTAAGAGATTAAGAGCTAGAATCATTTATTCTATTAATAAAGATGTGGCTCTTAAAATACCTGAATAA